A genome region from Chloroflexia bacterium SDU3-3 includes the following:
- a CDS encoding precorrin-8X methylmutase — MTDFEANPAAIAADSFTTIRAELRALGIALEPPLDALIERAIHSTADMDFARITRASQGAVAAGAAALRRGCPVLADVHMVRVGISERRLAALGGSLHCLVADPETRARAEAAGVTRSAMAMRIAHERGLLDGAVVAVGNAPTALYEIIRLVDAGAAPALVLGVPVGFINTAESKAALAARPDIPWVITEGRKGGSTVAVAMVNALLRLAAGADAADID; from the coding sequence ATGACCGACTTTGAGGCCAACCCGGCGGCCATCGCCGCCGACTCCTTCACCACCATCCGCGCCGAGCTACGCGCCCTCGGCATCGCGCTGGAGCCGCCGCTGGACGCCCTGATCGAGCGGGCCATCCACAGCACCGCCGACATGGACTTCGCCCGCATCACCAGGGCCAGCCAGGGCGCGGTGGCGGCGGGCGCTGCGGCGCTGCGGCGCGGCTGCCCCGTGCTGGCCGATGTGCACATGGTGCGCGTGGGCATCAGCGAACGGCGGCTGGCCGCGCTGGGCGGCTCGCTGCACTGCCTAGTGGCCGATCCAGAGACCCGCGCCCGCGCCGAGGCGGCGGGCGTGACCCGCAGCGCCATGGCCATGCGCATCGCCCACGAGCGCGGGCTGCTGGATGGCGCGGTGGTGGCCGTGGGCAACGCGCCCACCGCGCTGTACGAGATCATCCGGCTGGTGGATGCGGGCGCGGCCCCCGCCCTGGTGCTGGGCGTGCCGGTCGGCTTCATCAACACCGCCGAGAGCAAGGCCGCGCTCGCGGCCCGCCCCGACATCCCCTGGGTGATCACCGAGGGCCGCAAGGGCGGCTCCACCGTGGCCGTGGCCATGGTCAACGCGCTGCTGCGGCTGGCGGCGGGCGCAGATGCGGCGGACATCGACTGA